The proteins below come from a single Candidatus Cloacimonas sp. genomic window:
- a CDS encoding MBL fold metallo-hydrolase produces MIKIESTVLLENFQTNTYLLWEGDSSEAFLIDPASPSEAFLKRINQLELKVKMIINTHGHADHIGGNQYFAKAFNCPVAIHQADAEMLTNNCKNMSTYMGYELQLASPQIILQDGDELFLGSEQVKVIHTPGHTKGSICLLAGKYLISGDTLFEQSIGRTDFPGGSHSAIIDSIKNKLFVLKDDVLVFPGHGPSTSIGLEKFNNPFVN; encoded by the coding sequence ATGATAAAAATTGAAAGCACTGTTCTACTGGAAAACTTTCAAACCAATACTTATCTGCTTTGGGAAGGAGATAGTTCCGAGGCATTTTTAATTGATCCCGCTTCTCCAAGCGAAGCTTTTCTGAAACGAATTAACCAGTTGGAACTGAAAGTTAAAATGATTATCAACACTCATGGTCATGCAGATCATATTGGAGGTAATCAATATTTTGCCAAGGCATTCAATTGCCCTGTTGCTATTCATCAGGCGGACGCAGAAATGCTTACCAATAACTGTAAAAATATGAGTACTTATATGGGTTATGAACTACAGTTAGCATCTCCTCAAATTATTTTGCAGGATGGCGATGAACTCTTTCTCGGTTCCGAGCAAGTGAAAGTGATTCACACTCCGGGGCATACTAAAGGTAGTATATGCCTTTTAGCTGGCAAATATTTAATTAGCGGAGATACTTTATTTGAACAAAGCATTGGCAGAACCGATTTCCCCGGAGGAAGCCACAGTGCAATTATTGATTCCATAAAAAATAAACTATTTGTTTTGAAGGATGATGTTTTAGTGTTTCCGGGGCATGGACCCTCCACTTCCATTGGTTTGGAAAAATTTAATAATCCATTTGTGAATTAG
- a CDS encoding tRNA (5-methylaminomethyl-2-thiouridylate)-methyltransferase: protein MKAHKAIALFSGGLDSILAVKWMQSKGYAVHPVFFKAPYLFPERAIHYAEKNDINLEVIDVSEEHIKLLDNPVYGFGKWMNPCIDCHGFMFKKAAELMLERDADYLISGEVLGQRPKSQRRDALDSVSKLSNVKDLIIRPLSQNLLPDTLPIREGWVNKKDMLSFQGRGRLAQLALAEELGVVDFPSPAGGCLLTDRNYCLRLRDLQKHHQDNLHSIELLAYGRHFRLTKEAKLIIGRDEAENETLRQIFQQGVMLEAKEYTGPLGFITGKLNYETLDLALSLFVLYHSKVPIFTTINVWRITDNKITGKMIKIATKRDRELIKKYLISYS, encoded by the coding sequence ATGAAAGCACATAAAGCAATAGCATTATTTTCCGGTGGACTGGATAGTATTTTGGCAGTTAAATGGATGCAAAGTAAGGGATATGCAGTTCATCCGGTTTTTTTTAAAGCTCCGTATTTGTTTCCTGAGCGAGCAATTCACTATGCCGAAAAAAATGATATTAATTTAGAAGTGATAGATGTATCTGAGGAGCATATAAAGTTATTGGATAATCCGGTTTACGGTTTTGGCAAATGGATGAATCCCTGTATTGACTGTCACGGTTTTATGTTTAAAAAAGCCGCAGAACTGATGTTGGAAAGGGATGCCGATTATCTTATAAGTGGTGAGGTGTTGGGTCAGAGGCCTAAAAGTCAAAGGCGTGATGCGCTGGACAGCGTTAGTAAGCTAAGCAATGTAAAGGACTTAATTATTAGACCCTTATCTCAAAATTTACTTCCTGATACATTGCCTATTAGAGAAGGTTGGGTTAATAAAAAAGATATGCTATCCTTTCAGGGTCGCGGTCGTTTAGCTCAATTAGCATTGGCAGAAGAATTAGGTGTAGTTGATTTTCCTTCTCCGGCAGGAGGTTGTTTACTTACAGATCGTAATTACTGTTTACGTTTGCGAGATCTGCAAAAGCACCATCAGGACAATCTACATTCAATTGAATTACTTGCTTATGGTCGTCATTTTCGTTTAACGAAAGAAGCGAAATTAATTATCGGAAGAGATGAGGCAGAAAACGAAACCCTAAGGCAGATATTTCAACAAGGGGTAATGCTTGAGGCAAAGGAATATACAGGACCTTTGGGTTTTATTACCGGAAAGCTAAATTATGAAACTCTGGATTTAGCACTTTCTCTCTTTGTATTGTATCATTCTAAAGTTCCGATTTTTACAACTATTAATGTTTGGAGAATTACCGATAATAAAATAACCGGTAAGATGATAAAGATTGCTACTAAGAGAGATAGAGAGTTAATTAAAAAATACCTTATCTCATATTCGTAA